A stretch of DNA from Brachyhypopomus gauderio isolate BG-103 chromosome 7, BGAUD_0.2, whole genome shotgun sequence:
tgcagtatgtgtttgtgttgttcctTTTAGGCTATGGTCCAGATGTGCCTCCGCGCCGACGGCCCGGTGTCGCGACGTCATGGGATTGGCTGCCTCGTTTCGGCGCTTCGCTGGACCGCCTATAAGACCGACACGTCCGATCAGGAAGAGGAGGGCTTTTTCCTCCGCTGTTTGACACAGGGTGTGGCTGGTCTGTCTGTTTGGTTCGGTGTTTGACATGTCAGAGTTGGCTGTGTAGTTCATATGTGTTTTCGCCCGTTTTGATAACATTGTGATAGTGTGTCTACGTTTGAGTTCTTCTATGcgtgtatctgtatctgtaaaTGTTGATTGTAAATTCTGTACATAGTGTAAATAGCGAATACTGGTATACGAGGAAGTAGGGAGCCCGACGCCTTTTCTTTGTTCACGTTACATATTGTGTTGATTTAGGGAGTCAGGGTAGGTTTATGTATTTTGGTTGTGTTTCTTTAAAAGGTAGGTAAGGtactctttctttccttctggaCTCCTTTTTGGTTATTGTTTTGGCCTGGTCGGCTCCTGAAGCTACTCCTCTCAATAAATACCCACAAGTCACGCCACTGGTCCTGTTTTTCTCTCCTTATTGCTGTTGCGCCCCGGGGCCTAGACAAGGGTCGTAacagaattgggggctcgtcctccgttctctccttttttttggtggggggggggtgttgtggttgtggttgtgtgtcgtgCTGTTGGCGTTGTGATGGCTGGGCGGTTCGACTTAACGCGGTTCACGTTGTGTCCTACTTTGGAGCAGTTTGAGAAGTGTCGTAAGGACGATTTATTGTTAATCGCAGATTTCTTTAGTGTTTCGGTGCCCCACGGTGCGGCCAAGAGAGTGGTAAAGGCTGCTCTGTACGCCGAACTCGTGCAGATGCAGATCCTTCCTGAGGATGACGACCCCGAGTACGTTGCATCTCAGCCCAGGGCTATGCACGTAGCGGCAGATAACGAGACCGTAGTTGACGCGCCTCAGCCCGAGGAAGTGCACACGGCGGCCGCGAATGCTGATGCTGAGTCAAAAGACCTACTGGGCATAGGACCCACCGGTCCCAGTCCGCCACTGACTGACCCGATGATCACGCTGCGACTGAAAGAGCTGGACCTGGAGCTGTCACGGCAGCGTATTCGCGCGCTAGAAATCGAAATGCAACGAGACGTTCGGGTGCGAGAACTGGAATTGGAATTAAGGGGGAAGCCACCCACTCCCCCTGTTCCCACACCACGTCACACCTCGTCCTCTGTTCAGGCGTCTCCGCTACGGGCTACGTCATCTTTATTGGTTCCCCACCTGTCACCCACCAGTGTCACACACTCCAGATTTGACATTAGTAAGAACCTTGCTTTGGTTCCGTTGTTTCGGGAAACCGAAGTCGACACATATTTTCCTGTGTTCGAAAGAATAGCGACGACGTTGCAGTGGCCGAAAGAGGTGTGGTCGTTATTGTTACACTGCAAGTTAGTAGGGAGAGCACAGGAGGTGTGTTCTGCCCTAACTCTTGAGCAGAGTGTGGATTATGATGCTGTGAAGGCAGCTGTCTTGAGAGCATATGAGCTAGTACCTGAAGCCTATCGGCAACGTTTCCGCGCTCATACTAAGGCCACCACGCAAACGTATGTGGAGTTTGCGAGGGAGAAAGCTGCTCTTCTCGACAAATGGTGTGCTGCCTGTAAGATTTCGTCTTTGGAGCAATTTAAAGAGTTAATATTGTTGGAGGAGTTTAAGACCTGTGCACCTGAGAGGCTTGTCGTATACTTGAACGAACAAAAGGTTGTGTCCCTTACGGAAGCGGCAGTATTGGCAGATGAATTCGTGCTCACCCACAAACTTGTGTTTTCGTCGTCACAGCGCGAACAGAAGCGGACTCCGCGTGGGGAGACTCCCGCTGCCCGACCCACCAGCAACTCTCCGGCCACCGCTCGTGAAAACCGTGAGTGCTATTATTGTCATGAGGCCGGCCATGTGATAGCTAAGTGCCCTAGACTTGAACAAAAGAAccagaaacaaaaaaaagggCCGATCAAACCGGTTGGACTGGTACGTGCTGTCACCCCTGCACCTGACGTTCCGTTGGTGGGAACAGAAGCCTCTTCCTTTGAGCCATATATCATAGAGGGGTCGGTGGCGTTATCTCCATTAGACCACTGCCACCGCCCTGTACGCATTCTGAGGGACACGGGTGCAGCGCAGTCATTTATGCTGGCCTCGGTTGTTCCGCTTTCTGCCGACACCAGTTGTGGCTCTGAAGTATTGGTGCAAGGCATTGATTTGTCTATTTTAAGAGCTCCCCTGCATAAAATATACCTGCGCTCAGCCCTTGTCACGGGCACCGTTACGGTAGCCATCTGTCCCCACTTACCCGTGAGCAATGTATCTTTTATATTAGGGAACGACCTTGTTGGCATTTCAAGGGGTTCGTGTCTACCTGAAGTGGTCTCGGCTCCCGAACCCTCGGATTTACTAGAGGAGGAGTTCCCTACGGTCTTCCCGGCATGTGTTTTAACTCGGGCCCAAGCCCGAAGGTATGCAGAGGTGGAGAACCTGTCAGATTCGTTTTTATGTTCGGAACATCCCATAGCTGAGGGGCTGGACCCCGCTACCGCCGACGCCGTTCCTACGTCGGCACCTGGGTGTGATGTTGACATTTCGCTGTCTCCCACCTTGAGCAGAGAAGAGCTGGTCTTGGCACAGAAACAGGACAGCTCATTAGCGCAGTACGCGAAAAACGTTGTGAACACGGAAGAGCTCTCTTCACGTTCTGTTGGGTATTTTTACGACGATGGCGTCCTCATGCGGAAATGGACCCCAAAGAGGTCGGATTCCGAGAGTGACTGGAGTACTGTTTTTCAAGTAGTCGTTCCTAAGCCATATCGGGAACACGTCCTGAGTCTAGCACATGACCAGGTCATGTCTGGTCATCTAGGGGTGCGCAAAACATACCAGCGGTTACTACAGTATTTTTTTTGGCCGTTAATGAAGTCGGATGTCACTCGATATTGTCGGTCGTGCCATGTTTGTCAGTTAGCAGGTAAACCAAATCAAACAATTCCCTCAGCTCCGCTAAAACCGATCCCGGCATATGGTGAACCATTCGAGAAGGTGTTAATCGATTGTGTTGGCCCTCTCCCAAAAACCAAAACAGGATACACATATCTACTTACGATTATGTGTACGGCCACCAGATACCCCGAAGCCATCCCTCTCCGCTCACTTAAAACCCCAGCTATAGTTCGGGCTCTGATCAAGTTTTTCACCACTTTCGGATTACCGAAGGTGGTTCAGTCAGACCAAGGGTCGAATTTTATGTCGGCTGTTTTTCGTAGAGCAATGAAACAATTACACATACAACACAATACATCAAGTGCGTATCATCCCGAGTCACAGGGAGCCATCGAACGTTTCCACCAAACATTGAAGTCCATGCTTCGGATTTATTGTTTATCACATGATAAGGATTGGGATGAAGGTCTCCCTTTCCTTCTTTTTGCTGTGCGCACGACCCCACAGGAGTCCCTAGGGTTTAGTTCTGCTGAATTAATATTTGGGCACGCACTTCGAGGACCCCTGAAGATATTGCAGGAAGAAATGTTGTCCGATACGCCTCCTTCGTCTCCCCCAACGAACGTGTTGGATTACGTTAGTTCGTTTCGTGAGCGGCTACATTCTGTGTGTGCTTTGGCGCAGGAGTCGCTGAGCGCCACACAGACGCGCATGAAGTCAAGACACGACCAAAAGGCCGTCCTGCGTTCCCTCGATGTGGGTGACAAGGTTCTGGTATTGTTGCCAGTGCCGGGTTCTGCCCTGTGTGCAAAGTTCGTGGGGCCGTACGAGGTCCTATCTCGATTGAGTGACACCGATTACGTGATTCGAACTCCTGATCGCAGGAAAAAGACACGAGTGTGTCACGTCAACATGTTGAAACGTTATGTCTCTAGGGCTGATTCACATACCCCGGCTGTTAGTACCCCTGTTCCCGCTCTGTTAATGACGTCTGTCAGTACTCCTTCTACGGCTTACGTTCCTGAGAACGATGGTTTGTCTTTTGACAGCCTATGTCCTCCCGTAGCTCGGCTGCCGAACTCCGAGGCTCTTGCGGTGCTACCGACCAAACTCGATCATTTGCATGAAACAGCTCGACAGGAATTGTTAGATTTAGTTCGTGAGTACGCAGACATATTTTCCGACGCTCTGTCCCGAACCACCGTCATAGAACATGACATTGACGTGGGAGATCATACCCCAGTCAGATCGGCTGCTTATCGAGTCAATCCAGAAAAACGAGCGTTGATGAAAACAGAAACTGATTATCTTCTAGAAAACGTCCTGGCTGTTCCAAGCTCTAGCCCTTGGTGTTCACCTTGTTTGTTAGTTCCAAAACCAGACGCCACGTTTCGGTTTTGTACTGATTTTAGGAGAGTCAACGCTCTAACCAAGGCAGACTCTTTTCCGATACCAAGAATTGATGACTGTGTTGATCGTGTGGGACACGCTCAGTTCGTCACAAAGCTAGACCTACTAAAAGGGTACTGGCAGGTGCCTCTGACAGACCGCGCATCAGAAATCTCCGCGTTTGCCACGCCTGACACATTCCTGCAGTATACCGTTATGCCCTTTGGGCTAAAGAATGCCCCCGCTACCTTCCAAAGGCTGATGCGCATTGTCTTGAATGACCTGAACGACTGTGACGCCTACTTGGACGATGTCGTAGTGTCTTCAGCATCCTGGCCCGAGCATTTAAGTACCCTGGCGAACGTGTTTGAACGTTTTCGTCAGGCTCGTTTGACGCTTAACCTCGATAAGTGCGAATTTGGCCGAGCTACTGTGGTCTACCTTGGGAAACAGGTTGGTAATGGACGCGTTCGTCCCGTGGACTCAAAGGTCCGTGCCATCGTGGCTTTCCCAACGCCAACCACTTTGCGGGAGCTTCGGCGCTTTTTGGGAATGACCGGATATTACCGGAGTTTCTGTAGGAATTTCGCCAATGTGGTTTTACCCCTGACAACTCTCCTACGCAAAGACGTCCCTTTCGTCTGGACTTCGGACTGCCAAGCGGCCTTTGATGCAGCAAAAGCATTACTATGTTCTTCTCCGGTGTTGATGGCCCCACAGTACAACAAACCTTTCAAGTTAGATGTTGACACTAGTGATTCGGGCTGCGGGGCTGTGTTGTTGCAGGAGGATGATGCGCATGTGGATCACCCGGTGGCTTATTTTTCTGCTAAATTTAATCGCCATCAGGTACATTATAGCACAATAGAAAAGGAGGCTCTGGCGCTATTGTTGGCTTTGCAACATTTCGAAATTTACGTCACCTCCAGCCCCATACCGGTTGCGGTGTATACGGACCACAACCCGCTAGTGTTTCTACACCGAATGTCCAACAAGAACCAACGTCTCATGCGTTGGTCACTCTTATGCCAAAGTTTCAATTTAAATATCGTCCACAAGAAAGGCTCCGAAAACGTTGTGGCTGATTGTTTATCTCGTTCGTGATATGTGTCGACACCGTGGTTGTCGCTTTAAGGGGGGTGGTGTTACGGCCCCtttgtgtgcagtatgtgtttgtgttgttcctTTTAGGCTATGGTCCAGATGTGCCTCCGCGCCGACGGCCCGGTGTCGCGACGTCATGGGATTGGCTGCCTCGTTTCGGCGCTTCGCTGGACCGCCTATAAGACCGACACGTCCGATCAGGAAGAGGAGGGCTTTTTCCTCCGCTGTTTGACACAGGGTGTGGCTGGTCTGTCTGTTTGGTTCGGTGTTTGACATGTCAGAGTTGGCTGTGTAGTTCATATGTGTTTTCGCCCGTTTTGATAACATTGTGATAGTGTGTCTACGTTTGAGTTCTTCTATGcgtgtatctgtatctgtaaaTGTTGATTGTAAATTCTGTACATAGTGTAAATAGCGAATACTGGTATACGAGGAAGTAGGGAGCCCGACGCCTTTTCTTTGTTCACGTTACATATTGTGTTGATTTAGGGAGTCAGGGTAGGTTTATGTATTTTGGTTGTGTTTCTTTAAAAGGTAGGTAAGGtactctttctttccttctggaCTCCTTTTTGGTTATTGTTTTGGCCTGGTCGGCTCCTGAAGCTACTCCTCTCAATAAATACCCACAAGTCACGCCACTGGTCCTGTTTTTCTCTCCTTATTGCTGTTGCGCCCCGGGGCCTAGACAAGGGTCgtaacacaacacacctgtatgaagggAGGCCTGTTGATGTGAAGGCCCAAAGTGGATCGCCTGAACTTGGGAGCTGTATTTACAGCTGTAATTTTCTGAAAAGTCAACATGTATCAAAGCCTCTTCCCTTGACATGTTGTTCTTCAGTTCACAACAGAATGCATACTGCAGCTTAATGTTAAAGTGATGCTGTTTAAATCGCTTTATGTAGCTGTGGAAGAGCTCCATGAAGTCGTCTTCTGTGCTCTCCACAGATTTCTTAAACATCACCATGACAGTTgccttttctccctctttctttttaTCCATCTCCTCCTTTTTGGGTTAATATGGCAATTTGCAGTTAGTAGATTTACTTTTGACCGTGATGAATCAGAATGTTTCCTTAA
This window harbors:
- the LOC143518362 gene encoding uncharacterized protein LOC143518362, coding for MAGRFDLTRFTLCPTLEQFEKCRKDDLLLIADFFSVSVPHGAAKRVVKAALYAELVQMQILPEDDDPEYVASQPRAMHVAADNETVVDAPQPEEVHTAAANADAESKDLLGIGPTGPSPPLTDPMITLRLKELDLELSRQRIRALEIEMQRDVRVRELELELRGKPPTPPVPTPRHTSSSVQASPLRATSSLLVPHLSPTSVTHSRFDISKNLALVPLFRETEVDTYFPVFERIATTLQWPKEVWSLLLHCKLVGRAQEVCSALTLEQSVDYDAVKAAVLRAYELVPEAYRQRFRAHTKATTQTYVEFAREKAALLDKWCAACKISSLEQFKELILLEEFKTCAPERLVVYLNEQKVVSLTEAAVLADEFVLTHKLVFSSSQREQKRTPRGETPAARPTSNSPATARENRECYYCHEAGHVIAKCPRLEQKNQKQKKGPIKPVGLVRAVTPAPDVPLVGTEASSFEPYIIEGSVALSPLDHCHRPVRILRDTGAAQSFMLASVVPLSADTSCGSEVLVQGIDLSILRAPLHKIYLRSALVTGTVTVAICPHLPVSNVSFILGNDLVGISRGSCLPEVVSAPEPSDLLEEEFPTVFPACVLTRAQARRYAEVENLSDSFLCSEHPIAEGLDPATADAVPTSAPGCDVDISLSPTLSREELVLAQKQDSSLAQYAKNVVNTEELSSRSVGYFYDDGVLMRKWTPKRSDSESDWSTVFQVVVPKPYREHVLSLAHDQVMSGHLGVRKTYQRLLQYFFWPLMKSDVTRYCRSCHVCQLAGKPNQTIPSAPLKPIPAYGEPFEKVLIDCVGPLPKTKTGYTYLLTIMCTATRYPEAIPLRSLKTPAIVRALIKFFTTFGLPKVVQSDQGSNFMSAVFRRAMKQLHIQHNTSSAYHPESQGAIERFHQTLKSMLRIYCLSHDKDWDEGLPFLLFAVRTTPQESLGFSSAELIFGHALRGPLKILQEEMLSDTPPSSPPTNVLDYVSSFRERLHSVCALAQESLSATQTRMKSRHDQKAVLRSLDVGDKVLVLLPVPGSALCAKFVGPYEVLSRLSDTDYVIRTPDRRKKTRVCHVNMLKRYVSRADSHTPAVSTPVPALLMTSVSTPSTAYVPENDGLSFDSLCPPVARLPNSEALAVLPTKLDHLHETARQELLDLVREYADIFSDALSRTTVIEHDIDVGDHTPVRSAAYRVNPEKRALMKTETDYLLENVLAVPSSSPWCSPCLLVPKPDATFRFCTDFRRVNALTKADSFPIPRIDDCVDRVGHAQFVTKLDLLKGYWQVPLTDRASEISAFATPDTFLQYTVMPFGLKNAPATFQRLMRIVLNDLNDCDAYLDDVVVSSASWPEHLSTLANVFERFRQARLTLNLDKCEFGRATVVYLGKQVGNGRVRPVDSKVRAIVAFPTPTTLRELRRFLGMTGYYRSFCRNFANVVLPLTTLLRKDVPFVWTSDCQAAFDAAKALLCSSPVLMAPQYNKPFKLDVDTSDSGCGAVLLQEDDAHVDHPVAYFSAKFNRHQAMVQMCLRADGPVSRRHGIGCLVSALRWTAYKTDTSDQEEEGFFLRCLTQGVAGLSVWFGV